GACGACACCACCGTCACCTTCACCCTCTCCAACCCGACCGGCCTGTTCGCCGACCGCCTCTCCGTGGTCAAGATCGTGCCCAGGGCAGTCGTCGAGGCCGACGCCACCGCCTTCGACGCCGTCCCCACCGGCTCCGGCCCCTACAGGATGACCGACAACGGCGGCACCTCCAAGGTGGTCAGGTTCGAGCGCCACGACGACTACAACGGCCCCAGGCCCGCCCGCGCCGCCACCATGGAATGGCAGATCATCCCCGACGCCTCCACCCGCATCAACTCCATCCAGTCCGGCTCCACCCAGGCCATCGACTCGGTGCCCTACCTCAACATCGAACAGCTGGAGTCCACCTCCCAGGTGGAGTCGATCCAGGGCTTCGGCCTCCTGTTCGCCATGTTCAACAACCACGAGTCCAACAAGTTCGCCGACGTCAGGGCCCGCCAGGCGTTCCTCTACGGCATCGACATGGACCGCGTCCTCGAGACCGCCATGCACGGCCAGGCCACCGCCGCCACCAGCTTCCTGCAGAAGGAGCACCCGAACTACCAGGAGGCCGCCACCGTCTACACCTACGACGAGGCGAAGGCGAAGCAGCTGTTCGAGGAGGCCGGCGTCACCAGCCTGCGCCTGCTGTGCACCGACCATGACTGGGTGAAGAACTGCACCCCGCTCATCCAGGAGTCCCTGAGCAACCTGGGCATCTCCGTCGACTTCACCGAACGCAAGTCCTCCGACGTGTACAACACCATCGACGGCAACCCGGAGTCCTACGACGTGGTCATCGCCCCGGGTGACCCCTCCGTGTTCGGCAACGACCCCGACCTGCTCATGCGCTGGTGGTACGCCGGCGACACCTGGACCGACACCCGCATGCACTGGAAGGGCACCGACTCCTACAACCGCGTCCAGGAGCTTCTCGACGCCGGCGTCACCGCCACCGACGCCGACGTCGCCCAGGACTCCTGGAACCAGCTGTTCGACCTGCTCTCCGAGGAGGTCCCCCTCTACCCGCTGTTCCACCGCAAGGCGCCGACCGCCTGGAACGGCGACACCCTGGTGGACTTCCAGCCGATCTCCCTGACGGGGCTCAGCTTCGTCGACGTGGGCACCACCGAATAGGTCCTCCCACCCGCCCTGCCAGGAGCCACCTTGTCCAACCTGCTCAGACTCATCGGCCGCCGCCTCATCGCCCTGCCCGTGATGATCCTCGGCGTCACGTTCCTCGTCTTCTTCATCATGTCTTTCAGCCCCGCCGACCCGGCGCGCCTGGCACTGGGCGAGTCGGCGTCCCCGGCGGCCCTGGAGGCCTACCGCGAGGCCAACGGCCTCAACGACCCGCTGCTGGTCCGCTACGTCGGCTTCCTCGGCGGC
Above is a window of Corynebacterium suedekumii DNA encoding:
- a CDS encoding ABC transporter substrate-binding protein, translated to MSPHVSRRQFLRLTGVLAAAAGVSAGLAACAPDDNSSSGGQTTGEGGGGTAAEDGTIHAAISYELGTNGYDPMTTTAALTIAANWHTLEALTEMDPATGETHVALAAEKLDSGDETTVDVTLREGATFHDGSPVTADDVVFSFERVMDEANQSLYASFIPFIESVEAKDDTTVTFTLSNPTGLFADRLSVVKIVPRAVVEADATAFDAVPTGSGPYRMTDNGGTSKVVRFERHDDYNGPRPARAATMEWQIIPDASTRINSIQSGSTQAIDSVPYLNIEQLESTSQVESIQGFGLLFAMFNNHESNKFADVRARQAFLYGIDMDRVLETAMHGQATAATSFLQKEHPNYQEAATVYTYDEAKAKQLFEEAGVTSLRLLCTDHDWVKNCTPLIQESLSNLGISVDFTERKSSDVYNTIDGNPESYDVVIAPGDPSVFGNDPDLLMRWWYAGDTWTDTRMHWKGTDSYNRVQELLDAGVTATDADVAQDSWNQLFDLLSEEVPLYPLFHRKAPTAWNGDTLVDFQPISLTGLSFVDVGTTE